In Colias croceus chromosome 19, ilColCroc2.1, the following are encoded in one genomic region:
- the LOC123700554 gene encoding uncharacterized protein LOC123700554, which translates to MSMPEDRLITQMVIPVSKETFFNTQSKTRPKPLCPYDMLYHPPDYNPKAARSDRQEPKIIKRNIWEQERHKIIPSTTHFQLGRPTIKILDVPTKQFVRVQVKNENPHMRIYSVLEWAILLNEGKPSLCD; encoded by the exons atgaGTATGCCTGAAGACAGATTAATTACACAAATGGTCATTCCTGTGTCtaaagaaacattttttaatacacagTCAAAAACAAGACCAAAACCATTATGTCCTTACGACATGCTGTATCATCCACCCGATTACAACCCTAAAGCAGCAAGGTCCGATCGGCAAGaaccaaaaattattaaaagaaatatatgggAACAA GAGCGTCACAAAATTATTCCGTCCACTACACATTTTCAGTTGGGCAGACCGACGATAAAAATTTTGGATGTGCCAACAAAACAGTTTGTAAGAGTTcaag TTAAAAATGAAAACCCGCATATGCGCATATACAGTGTTCTGGAATGggctattttattaaacgaAGGAAAACCAAGTTTgtgtgattaa
- the LOC123700300 gene encoding dnaJ homolog subfamily C member 30, mitochondrial-like: MLTVMGYIQILTQNKSRLINNVVRAFGSSSRVFATHYDVLGVTPKATQRDIKAAYYELSKLYHPDRSKDEESAKKFRAITEAYEVLGNISLKKMYDKGLMVGSDYSTRMRNKPEEEEPLDPTLKFYKSRATRQVTPTMDGRTPIYDFDTWSREHYGNILRKNEHAKRMNKVRKESADLQSQSVRQEFIVYFISGVVFLFMAFVIYGTPDFDQDTIKQNKSKMNDGKT, translated from the exons ATGCTTACAGTGATGGGGTATATTCAAATACTTACTCAAAATAAGTCGAGGTTAATAAACAACGTAGTTCGAGCATTTGGATCGTCATCTCGGGTATTTGCTACTCATTACGACGTTTTGGGAGTTACCCCAAAAGCTACACAAAGAGATATTAAAGCAGCATACTATGAACTATCAAAATTATATCACCCCGATAGATCAAAA gaTGAAGAATCAGCTAAGAAATTCAGAGCCATCACTGAAGCATATGAAGTCTTAGGCAATATAAGCTTAAAGAAAATGTATGATAAAG GATTGATGGTTGGTTCAGACTACTCAACAAGAATGAGAAATAAACCAGAAGAGGAAGAACCTTTGGATCCAacattaaagttttataagtCAAGAGCCACACGCCAAGTGACACCAACTATGGATGGCAGAACACCCATTTATGATTTTGATACATG GTCAAGAGAACATTATGGGAATATATTAAGGAAGAATGAGCATGCTAAACGTATGAATAAAGTCAGAAAAGAAAGTGCTGATTTGCAAAGTCAATCAGTTCGTCAAGAATTTATCGTTTATTTCATATCAGGCGTGGTTTTCCTGTTTATGGCATTTGTTATCTATGGGACACCAGACTTTGATCAAGAcacaattaaacaaaataaatcgaAAATGAATGACGGAAAAACatga
- the LOC123700556 gene encoding 39S ribosomal protein L44, mitochondrial — protein sequence MAFIRRCIPILSKTIKNFPIAKQEQNIHRWVSATLMELKKREEKQGGKLTFPRNSFLEWNLEAELYAFGKRLNEDFDSSLLMQAFTDRSYVIKEEMKQKEMEFAIQMKDNRELAEKGMKFMEEYIQLYLEVVLPKFPKEGINGIKNYLLSEKVLSNISLHIGTKDIILASEYPVNNYTLANTFKAIVGALYESSGEEKTAHFVRDFVITQLQGQDVNEFWHIEDPWEMLSGFISKTGATLEPRLIGEVGKGTLLACYRVGLYVDKKMLSAGFGETIATAKEMAAREALKKIFGTEDTMHPINFKLEGIPKSSEKSQQQISAS from the exons ATGGCTTTCATACGGCGATGTATTCCTATTCTAtcgaaaacaattaaaaattttcccATAGCAAAACAAG AGCAAAATATCCATCGATGGGTTTCTGCAACTTTGATGGAGTTAAAAAAACGTGAGGAAAAACAAGGCGGTAAATTGACATTTCCAAGAAACTCGTTTCTTGAATGGAATTTAGAAGCAGAATTATATGCATTTGGGAAGCGACTAAATGAGGATTTCGATTCAAGTTTACTGATGCAAGCTTTTACTGACCGGTCGTATGTAATTAAAGAggaaatgaaacaaaaagaaatggaATTTGCTATTCAAATGAAAGATAATAGGGAACTGGCAGAGAAag GCATGAAGTTCATGGAGGAGtatattcaactttatttaGAAGTAGTTTTACCGAAATTTCCCAAAGAAGGTATCAATGGCATTAAAAACTACCTTTTGAGTGAAaaagttttatcaaatatATCTCTACATATTGGAACCAAGGATATCATATTAGCTTCT gaaTATCCAGTAAATAACTACACTTTAGCTAACACTTTTAAGGCAATAGTTGGAGCCTTGTATGAGTCTTCAGGTGAAGAGAAAACGGCACATTTTGTTAGAGATTTTGTCATCACTCAATTACAAG gTCAAGATGTCAATGAATTCTGGCATATAGAAGACCCATGGGAGATGCTATCGGGCTTCATATCGAAGACAGGAGCCACCTTGGAACCACGGCTCATCGGTGAAGTTGGCAAGGGAACCTTACTAGCTTGCTATAGAGTTGGTCTATATGTTGATAAGAAGATGCTTTCTGCAG gaTTTGGGGAAACAATTGCAACAGCTAAGGAAATGGCAGCCCGAGAAGCCTTAAAAAAGATATTTGGTACTGAAGATACTATGCACCCTATCAATTTCAAGCTAGAAGGTATACCAAAATCAAGTGAAAAATCACAACAGCAAATTTCAGCCAgttaa
- the LOC123700553 gene encoding uncharacterized protein LOC123700553 isoform X2 codes for MDPYAHYEAYDFLDYLIPPVKKNYNVDRDSLLLFERYSYKKYPCFPISKQHLKRLTFRNKTNTKPGSSASYKSLFLKKSSERLLQEQCSILDVIQLKRLERNKSIHSTHSRRCNRLSNKEEKPVIQITVIPKSVKTQTSKVFNKRILKKEISKTVSNQDNSTKNKNVYVVVSGRKREKVYELKTSESENFSNRWRHPIKHKFPVKQSSKQVLDSMDMERNSLRGKKIKDGKLFRNQGNFKQKPSGQDNIHKERKPSKLNLTSPKSRVTIFGQLGRTDNDQYVLNCAATVNNKPIPTNVTHLNDGFSFRNNPDYINMNQFSNYTSSKKYSVWNANLENDANANERAESFHDTSNLRNKQFPRMESQGIQVNLCVSKSKTGTKYMKDQYIQCMCQNTDKNKSDDENENILNQNQSPIVVISVYPKFENGDTNLGHTVKIEQRHAPSPKHALYNEMQMGTSKKTEERNFISRERFRSKSPISAISQGKSDIYKKTDGYRLTSPNRSPNYSPNLTRKFNNEVNKKTYSKHDFRYEKSKFKNGNRPMPTKMPHSNETRSETETLNASRNLAKKALVDSYISKLDSEEGFKTITRKNFLVPKDDASKVTINIDGETEQYDLLFEQNKQNTNLSVRKTIKEANNKNKTDMRDTASLKHLFDLSQEILPGAHSVSQVRKKSPINLKSDLRSSDLSNAPKLNKRSSKLCVRDSIEISHRRGSLSSGGNPKPAKSKNSKEPSNSTQSSNSKAHAKHYRGDNCFITDPTERDKEIRELLGILTGRKCDAKTNSKQRIEDIFPVYKHCEGACCQEGRNSDKKLMTGISLSKLPASNCMQKFFKKIKNVKVEKPSECENNKPVGKAALPDLEDERWNIDSPAKVEEQQDLQHSKDTGCKCFHNPAQRIQNEMQNEEYSTHNKFPNNNQHNVPIEPKKPLMCPHCKEPRNPIILNKPPINNSEQTNDASLILNRNIQIFLEVEQFKKQRPIILTKKQYDKVKKTIQSTISKKTSNEKRRSAYYNNFSIVSIGDVKVRSKCQEPRCINKEVQTESFGSNRICSEFLSSLESFERHEASLLSHSMFSFDKNQEIRCQPDIDEDPNNSKIVNQHPQTSNAMSSLEVRYASVAFSKHVTYSSPLGSRGLESSLFSSSAPNYSNSLHTIFKGFPNTIIYV; via the exons atggaTCCATACGCGCATTATGAGGCATATG attttcttGATTATTTAATTCCACCAGTGAAGAAAAATTATAACGTTGATAGAGATTCCCTACTTCTCTTTGAACGATACTCTTATAAGAAATATCCCTGCTTTCCAATAAGTAAGCAACACCTTAAAAGACTAACGTTTCGAAATAAAACGAATACTAAACCCGGTTCATCGGCATCGTATAAATCGTTATTTTTGAAGAAATCTAGTGAAAGg ctcTTACAAGAACAGTGCTCTATTTTGGATGTGATACAATTAAAGCGTTTAGAACGTAATAAATCAATTCATTCGACTCATAGTAGAAGATGCAATCGACTAAGCAATAAAGAAGAAAAACCAGTTATACAGATAACAGTCATACCAAAATCAGTTAAAACGCAAACTTCAAAGGTTTTCAACAAACgcattttaaaaaaagaaataagtaaAACCGTTTCTAATCAAGATAATTCTACAAAGAACAAAAACGTTTATGTTGTGGTATCAGGGAGAAAAAGAGAAAAAGTTTATGAACTAAAAACATCGGAGAGcgaaaatttttcaaatagatggaGGCATCCAATTAAACACAAATTTCCAGTAAAGCAAAGTTCCAAACAGGTCCTTGATTCAATGGATATGGAAAGGAATAGCTTAAGAggcaagaaaataaaagatggaaaattatttcgtAATCAGGGCAATTTCAAGCAAAAACCTTCTGGGCAGGACAATATACACAAAGAGAGAAAACCTTCAAAACTAAACCTCACCTCTCCTAAAAGTCGAGTGACTATTTTTGGTCAATTAGGACGCACAGATAACGatcaatatgttttaaattgtgcTGCAACAGTCAATAATAAGCCCA tacctACAAACGTGACACATCTTAATGATGGTTTCAGCTTTAGAAATAATCC GGATTATATCAATATGAATCAATTTTCTAATTATACAAGTTCGAAGAAATATTCAGTATGGAATGCTAATTTAGA AAACGATGCAAATGCTAATGAACGAGCTGAAAGCTTTCATGATACATCAAATCTTAGAAATAAACAGTTTCCCAG AATGGAATCTCAGGGTATCCAGGTAAATTTATGCGTATCGAAGAGTAAAACTGGAACGAAATACATGAAAGATCAATATATTCAATGTATGTGCCAAAATACTGATAAAAACAAATCTGatgatgaaaatgaaaatattttgaatcaaAATCAAAGCCCAATAGTGGTTATTTCTGTGTATCCTAAATTTGAAAACGGAGATACTAATTTAGGCCACACTGTTAAAATTGAGCAACGTCATGCTCCTTCTCCTAAGCACGCTCTATATAACGAAATGCAAATGGGTACATCTAAGAAAACTGAggaaagaaattttatttctagaGAAAGGTTTCGTTCAAAGTCTCCGATTTCAGCAATTTCACAGGGAAAATCggatatttacaaaaaaactgaTGGATATCGTTTAACATCACCTAATCGTTCCCCAAATTATTCTCCAAATTTAACACGTAAGTTCAATaatgaagtaaataaaaaaacatattcaaaACACGACTTTAGATATGAAAAaagcaaatttaaaaatggaaaTAGGCCCATGCCTACAAAAATGCCACATAGCAATGAAACTAGATCTGAAACGGAAACTTTAAATGCAAGTCGAAATTTAGCAAAGAAAGCTTTAGTGGATAGTTACATAAGTAAACTGGATTCTGAAGAAGGTTTTAAGACTATAACTCGTAAAAATTTTCTTGTTCCTAAAGATGACGCTTCAAAAGTAACCATAAATATAGATGGCGAAACTGAACAATATGACTTACTATTTGAGCagaataaacaaaatacaaatttatcaGTCAGGAAGACTATCAAGGAagcaaataacaaaaataaaacggaTATGCGCGATACAGCTTCATTAAAACATCTTTTTGATCTTTCTCAAGAGATATTACCTGGTGCACACTCAGTATCGCAAGTTAGGAAAAAATCACCGATTAATTTGAAAAGTGATTTGCGTTCTTCC GATTTAAGCAATGccccaaaattaaacaaaaggtCATCGAAATTGTGTGTTCGTGATAGTATTGAAATTTCCCACAG acGAGGTAGTTTAAGCAGTGGTGGCAATCCAAAACCAGCTAAATCTAAAAATTCTAAGGAACCCAGCAATTCTACACAATCCTCAAATTCAAAAG CCCATGCTAAACATTACCGTGGTGATAATTGTTTCATAACAGATCCCACTGAGAGGGATAAAGAAATTAGAGAATTACTCGGAATACTAACTGGGAGAAAATGTGACGCTAAAACCAATTCAAAACAACGAATCGAG gACATATTTCCTGTATATAAACATTGCGAAGGAGCCTGTTGCCAAGAAGGACG AAACAGCGACAAAAAATTAATGACTGGAATTAGCTTATCAAAATTACCTGCTAGTAATTGTATGCAaaagtttttcaaaaaaataaaaaatgtaaaggtAGAAAAACCAAGTGAATGTGAAAACAATAAACCAGTTGGCAAAGCTGCATTGCCAGATCTTGAGGATGAAAGGTGGAATATTGACTCACCGGCAAAAGTCGAAGAACAGCAAGACTTGCAACATTCCAAAGATACTGGTTGCAAGTGTTTTCATAATCCAGCGCAACGGATCCAAAATGAGATGCAGAATGAAGAATATTCTACTCATAATAAATTTCCAAATAACAACCAACATAATGTTCCGATCGAACCAAAAAAGCCGCTTATGTGTCCTCATTGTAAGGAACCAAGAAACCCGATAATACTGAATAAACCCCCTATTAATAATAGCGAACAAACAAATGATGCGAGCTTGATTTTAAATCGAAACATACAAATTTTTCTAGAGGTGGagcaatttaaaaaacaacgaCCTATTATATTAACTAAGAAACAATATGATAAagtcaaaaaaacaatacaaagtaCTATATCTAAGAAGACTAGTAATGAGAAAAGACGGAGcgcttattataataatttcagtaTAGTGTCCATTGGTGATGTAAAAGTTAGATCCAAATGTCAAGAACCAAGATGTATAAACAAAGAGGTGCAAACAGAATCTTTCGGAAGTAATAGAATTTGTTCAGAATTTTTGTCTTCTCTTGAAAGTTTCGAAAGGCATGAGGCATCGTTATTGTCCCACAGTATGTTTAGTTTCGATAAAAATCAAGAAATAAGATGTCAACCAGATATTGATGAAGATCctaataattcaaaaatagTCAACCAACACCCACAGACTAGTAATGCGATGTCGTCATTAGAAGTGCGCTATGCTAGCGTAGCCTTCAGTAAACATGTCACGTACTCGTCTCCTTTAGGCAGCAGAGGTTTAGAGAGTTCACTATTTTCAAGTTCTGCTCCAAATTATAGCAATTCGTTGCACACAATATTTAAAG GGTTTCCAAATACCATCATCTATGTATGA
- the LOC123700551 gene encoding myosin regulatory light chain sqh: MSSRKTAGRRGTNKKRAQRATSNVFAMFDQAQIAEFKEAFNMIDQNRDGFVDKDDLHDMLASLGKNPTDEYLEAMMNEAPGPINFTMFLTLFGERLQGTDPEDVIKNAFGCFDEENLGVIQEDRLRELLTTMGDRFTDDDVDEMLREAPIRDGIFDYVEFTRILKHGAKDKDEQ; this comes from the exons ATGTCGTCCCGCAAGACAGCTGGTCGCCGCGGCACCAACAAGAAGCGCGCCCAACGCGCAACTTCCAATGTATTTGCTATGTTTGATCAAGCTCAGATTGCTGAATTCAAGGAAGCTTTCAATATGATTGATCAGAACAGAGATGGATTTGTAGACAAGGATGATCTTCATGATATGCTTGCATCCCTGG GGAAGAACCCAACCGATGAGTATTTGGAGGCGATGATGAATGAAGCCCCGGGCCCAATAAACTTCACGATGTTCCTCACTCTGTTCGGTGAACGCCTGCAAGGAACTGACCCTGAAGATGTTATCAAAAACGCTTTTGG ATGTTTCGACGAAGAAAACTTGGGTGTGATACAAGAGGACCGTCTCCGCGAGTTGCTGACGACGATGGGAGATCGCTTCACCGACGATGATGTGGATGAGATGTTGCGAGAGGCGCCTATTCGCGATGGAATCTTTGACTACGTCGAATTTACTCGCATCTTGAAACACGGCGCCAAGGACAAGGATGAACAATAA
- the LOC123700553 gene encoding uncharacterized protein LOC123700553 isoform X1, with amino-acid sequence MDPYAHYEAYDFLDYLIPPVKKNYNVDRDSLLLFERYSYKKYPCFPISKQHLKRLTFRNKTNTKPGSSASYKSLFLKKSSERLLQEQCSILDVIQLKRLERNKSIHSTHSRRCNRLSNKEEKPVIQITVIPKSVKTQTSKVFNKRILKKEISKTVSNQDNSTKNKNVYVVVSGRKREKVYELKTSESENFSNRWRHPIKHKFPVKQSSKQVLDSMDMERNSLRGKKIKDGKLFRNQGNFKQKPSGQDNIHKERKPSKLNLTSPKSRVTIFGQLGRTDNDQYVLNCAATVNNKPIPTNVTHLNDGFSFRNNPDYINMNQFSNYTSSKKYSVWNANLENDANANERAESFHDTSNLRNKQFPRMESQGIQVNLCVSKSKTGTKYMKDQYIQCMCQNTDKNKSDDENENILNQNQSPIVVISVYPKFENGDTNLGHTVKIEQRHAPSPKHALYNEMQMGTSKKTEERNFISRERFRSKSPISAISQGKSDIYKKTDGYRLTSPNRSPNYSPNLTRKFNNEVNKKTYSKHDFRYEKSKFKNGNRPMPTKMPHSNETRSETETLNASRNLAKKALVDSYISKLDSEEGFKTITRKNFLVPKDDASKVTINIDGETEQYDLLFEQNKQNTNLSVRKTIKEANNKNKTDMRDTASLKHLFDLSQEILPGAHSVSQVRKKSPINLKSDLRSSDLSNAPKLNKRSSKLCVRDSIEISHRRGSLSSGGNPKPAKSKNSKEPSNSTQSSNSKAHAKHYRGDNCFITDPTERDKEIRELLGILTGRKCDAKTNSKQRIEDIFPVYKHCEGACCQEGRNSDKKLMTGISLSKLPASNCMQKFFKKIKNVKVEKPSECENNKPVGKAALPDLEDERWNIDSPAKVEEQQDLQHSKDTGCKCFHNPAQRIQNEMQNEEYSTHNKFPNNNQHNVPIEPKKPLMCPHCKEPRNPIILNKPPINNSEQTNDASLILNRNIQIFLEVEQFKKQRPIILTKKQYDKVKKTIQSTISKKTSNEKRRSAYYNNFSIVSIGDVKVRSKCQEPRCINKEVQTESFGSNRICSEFLSSLESFERHEASLLSHSMFSFDKNQEIRCQPDIDEDPNNSKIVNQHPQTSNAMSSLEVRYASVAFSKHVTYSSPLGSRGLESSLFSSSAPNYSNSLHTIFKGYKKSATPNLGTSEFSLCSDTDSRMSDKSKKSQQTKDPKYKKPLLQRLVSCLIMRSARVSEVKIGKSPAKKEPTTLNSSVDSYYFSTSLAGFQIPSSMYDTSASFFSNHTIMPVNRMKRGFFSSMRGFLTNRRN; translated from the exons atggaTCCATACGCGCATTATGAGGCATATG attttcttGATTATTTAATTCCACCAGTGAAGAAAAATTATAACGTTGATAGAGATTCCCTACTTCTCTTTGAACGATACTCTTATAAGAAATATCCCTGCTTTCCAATAAGTAAGCAACACCTTAAAAGACTAACGTTTCGAAATAAAACGAATACTAAACCCGGTTCATCGGCATCGTATAAATCGTTATTTTTGAAGAAATCTAGTGAAAGg ctcTTACAAGAACAGTGCTCTATTTTGGATGTGATACAATTAAAGCGTTTAGAACGTAATAAATCAATTCATTCGACTCATAGTAGAAGATGCAATCGACTAAGCAATAAAGAAGAAAAACCAGTTATACAGATAACAGTCATACCAAAATCAGTTAAAACGCAAACTTCAAAGGTTTTCAACAAACgcattttaaaaaaagaaataagtaaAACCGTTTCTAATCAAGATAATTCTACAAAGAACAAAAACGTTTATGTTGTGGTATCAGGGAGAAAAAGAGAAAAAGTTTATGAACTAAAAACATCGGAGAGcgaaaatttttcaaatagatggaGGCATCCAATTAAACACAAATTTCCAGTAAAGCAAAGTTCCAAACAGGTCCTTGATTCAATGGATATGGAAAGGAATAGCTTAAGAggcaagaaaataaaagatggaaaattatttcgtAATCAGGGCAATTTCAAGCAAAAACCTTCTGGGCAGGACAATATACACAAAGAGAGAAAACCTTCAAAACTAAACCTCACCTCTCCTAAAAGTCGAGTGACTATTTTTGGTCAATTAGGACGCACAGATAACGatcaatatgttttaaattgtgcTGCAACAGTCAATAATAAGCCCA tacctACAAACGTGACACATCTTAATGATGGTTTCAGCTTTAGAAATAATCC GGATTATATCAATATGAATCAATTTTCTAATTATACAAGTTCGAAGAAATATTCAGTATGGAATGCTAATTTAGA AAACGATGCAAATGCTAATGAACGAGCTGAAAGCTTTCATGATACATCAAATCTTAGAAATAAACAGTTTCCCAG AATGGAATCTCAGGGTATCCAGGTAAATTTATGCGTATCGAAGAGTAAAACTGGAACGAAATACATGAAAGATCAATATATTCAATGTATGTGCCAAAATACTGATAAAAACAAATCTGatgatgaaaatgaaaatattttgaatcaaAATCAAAGCCCAATAGTGGTTATTTCTGTGTATCCTAAATTTGAAAACGGAGATACTAATTTAGGCCACACTGTTAAAATTGAGCAACGTCATGCTCCTTCTCCTAAGCACGCTCTATATAACGAAATGCAAATGGGTACATCTAAGAAAACTGAggaaagaaattttatttctagaGAAAGGTTTCGTTCAAAGTCTCCGATTTCAGCAATTTCACAGGGAAAATCggatatttacaaaaaaactgaTGGATATCGTTTAACATCACCTAATCGTTCCCCAAATTATTCTCCAAATTTAACACGTAAGTTCAATaatgaagtaaataaaaaaacatattcaaaACACGACTTTAGATATGAAAAaagcaaatttaaaaatggaaaTAGGCCCATGCCTACAAAAATGCCACATAGCAATGAAACTAGATCTGAAACGGAAACTTTAAATGCAAGTCGAAATTTAGCAAAGAAAGCTTTAGTGGATAGTTACATAAGTAAACTGGATTCTGAAGAAGGTTTTAAGACTATAACTCGTAAAAATTTTCTTGTTCCTAAAGATGACGCTTCAAAAGTAACCATAAATATAGATGGCGAAACTGAACAATATGACTTACTATTTGAGCagaataaacaaaatacaaatttatcaGTCAGGAAGACTATCAAGGAagcaaataacaaaaataaaacggaTATGCGCGATACAGCTTCATTAAAACATCTTTTTGATCTTTCTCAAGAGATATTACCTGGTGCACACTCAGTATCGCAAGTTAGGAAAAAATCACCGATTAATTTGAAAAGTGATTTGCGTTCTTCC GATTTAAGCAATGccccaaaattaaacaaaaggtCATCGAAATTGTGTGTTCGTGATAGTATTGAAATTTCCCACAG acGAGGTAGTTTAAGCAGTGGTGGCAATCCAAAACCAGCTAAATCTAAAAATTCTAAGGAACCCAGCAATTCTACACAATCCTCAAATTCAAAAG CCCATGCTAAACATTACCGTGGTGATAATTGTTTCATAACAGATCCCACTGAGAGGGATAAAGAAATTAGAGAATTACTCGGAATACTAACTGGGAGAAAATGTGACGCTAAAACCAATTCAAAACAACGAATCGAG gACATATTTCCTGTATATAAACATTGCGAAGGAGCCTGTTGCCAAGAAGGACG AAACAGCGACAAAAAATTAATGACTGGAATTAGCTTATCAAAATTACCTGCTAGTAATTGTATGCAaaagtttttcaaaaaaataaaaaatgtaaaggtAGAAAAACCAAGTGAATGTGAAAACAATAAACCAGTTGGCAAAGCTGCATTGCCAGATCTTGAGGATGAAAGGTGGAATATTGACTCACCGGCAAAAGTCGAAGAACAGCAAGACTTGCAACATTCCAAAGATACTGGTTGCAAGTGTTTTCATAATCCAGCGCAACGGATCCAAAATGAGATGCAGAATGAAGAATATTCTACTCATAATAAATTTCCAAATAACAACCAACATAATGTTCCGATCGAACCAAAAAAGCCGCTTATGTGTCCTCATTGTAAGGAACCAAGAAACCCGATAATACTGAATAAACCCCCTATTAATAATAGCGAACAAACAAATGATGCGAGCTTGATTTTAAATCGAAACATACAAATTTTTCTAGAGGTGGagcaatttaaaaaacaacgaCCTATTATATTAACTAAGAAACAATATGATAAagtcaaaaaaacaatacaaagtaCTATATCTAAGAAGACTAGTAATGAGAAAAGACGGAGcgcttattataataatttcagtaTAGTGTCCATTGGTGATGTAAAAGTTAGATCCAAATGTCAAGAACCAAGATGTATAAACAAAGAGGTGCAAACAGAATCTTTCGGAAGTAATAGAATTTGTTCAGAATTTTTGTCTTCTCTTGAAAGTTTCGAAAGGCATGAGGCATCGTTATTGTCCCACAGTATGTTTAGTTTCGATAAAAATCAAGAAATAAGATGTCAACCAGATATTGATGAAGATCctaataattcaaaaatagTCAACCAACACCCACAGACTAGTAATGCGATGTCGTCATTAGAAGTGCGCTATGCTAGCGTAGCCTTCAGTAAACATGTCACGTACTCGTCTCCTTTAGGCAGCAGAGGTTTAGAGAGTTCACTATTTTCAAGTTCTGCTCCAAATTATAGCAATTCGTTGCACACAATATTTAAAG GTTACAAGAAATCAGCGACCCCAAACCTTGGCACGTCTGAATTTTCATTGTGTTCAGATACCGATAGTAGAATGTctgataaaagtaaaaaatcgCAACAGACGAAAGAtcctaaatataaaaagccGCTGCTTCAACGCCTCGTGTCTTGCCTCATCATGAGATCGGCAAgagtgtcagaagtgaaaattGGAAAATCTCCCGCTAAGAAAGAACCGACGACGCTCAATAGCTCTGTCGATTCCTATTATTTTAGCACTTCTTTAGCC GGTTTCCAAATACCATCATCTATGTATGACACATCAGCATCGTTTTTCAGTAACCACACAATAATGCCCGTAAACCGGATGAAGCGAGGATTCTTTAGTTCAATGAGAGGATTTCTCACAAACCGCCGAAATTAA
- the LOC123700301 gene encoding vacuolar protein sorting-associated protein 37B, which yields MIQPDYPSAMGLLSHLNSDELKEMLNDDAKFDSVLKDVKQVKDWETEKETIIVSNRSLAEYNLSKEPELEGLKAEVQEKSELGENLCSRIQELLDEYKTKSAGISPDTTQALLQTAAAQSEEESENIAQDFLTGKIDVDKFLEDFEPIRKTMHLRKFKAEKMGEILRSGQSYGNGVSKPYLPYPSYGNVQGVPSVPYPMGPLNMPMPGMYGNHF from the exons ATGATTCAACCGGACTATCCCTCAGCAATGGGTTTATTGTCTCATTTAAACTCAGACGAACTAAAGGAAATGCTCAATGATGACGCAAAATTTGATTCTGTCCTTAAAGATGTAAAACAG GTAAAAGATTGGGAAACAGAGAAAGAAACAATAATTGTGAGTAATCGATCCTTGGCTGAGTACAACTTGAGTAAAGAACCGGAACTAGAAGGCTTAAAGGCAGAAGTACAGGAAAAATCTGAACTCGGTGAAAATTTATGCAGTCGTATTCAAGAATTGCTTGATGAATATA AAACCAAGTCGGCTGGAATTTCTCCTGACACAACCCAAGCTCTCCTGCAAACAGCAGCCGCACAATCTGAGGAAGAATCAGAAAATATTGCGCAGGACTTCCTCACAGGCAAAATTGACGTTGACAAATTCTTAGAGGATTTTGAACCAATCAGAAAGACAATGCACCTACGAAAATTCAAGGCAGAAAAAATGGGTGAAATATTAAGGTCTGGCCAGAGTTATGGGAATGGTGTTTCAAAACCATATCTGCCATATCCAAGCTATGGCAATGTTCAAGGTGTACCCAGTGTTCCATACCCCATGGGCCCATTAAATATGCCTATGCCAGGAATGTATGGAAACCACTTTTGA